One genomic region from Populus nigra chromosome 8, ddPopNigr1.1, whole genome shotgun sequence encodes:
- the LOC133702033 gene encoding uncharacterized protein LOC133702033 produces the protein MPRRGSILDSRSDRSTSRSDKSTSSKSFQTTSRHNNKGSTFHQPVYQNANEYYIPTLGSTHPPQHDYGRVDAYQYCEGFRFQDLLQTQGGFSRDNQLVYGGHNLYGSYRRVEGNDNDVNIRNEDEGDGSNERGVCDERDVCDEDQDGVPSYHGSTSSPYNYDQSVKRKGFDTSIDPITRKKELCLYGTTEFNNASCGRAIGDILRSNFKGAWDELFKEFKKKYSFPEEDESIVRNIWEDKARIALNQQLTRARKNAMSKENTTNIIDCLDKGPAWINNDDWNQMIKDVWSTPEFQRRSESARRNRLTKTDGKISTHSGGTVSFASYRANMQEEAGGKEPPWDDVFTALHQSTKQSGSFVDNKSKKVVENYKMEMISKYGTDRENHPSFDGAAWCVASGGVTKGRVYGAPRMPKSKVSTSSSSHSYSMDSMKEYLVNNLGYHGGTSNIDQGMPPPLTPSIPPPMAPQIMTPMGPAFQPIFRPTPRPLYPAQSSVDPQYHVGVVAYGAMTDTGNFVLRDRVSVKLWENFKNPADTLLPSQVLDRGMTLSSRQSETNFSNGRFQLKLRDDGNLVLATINLPRDYTNEPYYKSDTDGELDSSSPGYQVVFNESGYLYILRENDQIFSLTRIVTASTGDFYRRATLNFDGVFTPYYLLKSAVY, from the exons ATGCCTCGACGAGGATCCATATTAGATTCTAGGAGTGACAGGTCCACTTCAAGGAGTGACAAGTCCACTTCATCCAAGTCATTTCAAACTACATCAAGGCATAATAACAAAGGATCCACATTTCATCAACCTGTGTATCAGAACGCAAATGAGTATTATATACCTACTTTGGGGAGTACACATCCTCCTCAACATGATTATGGGAGGGTTGATGCATATCAATATTGTGAGGGCTTTCGTtttcaagatttgcttcaaactCAAGGAGGTTTCTCTCGAGATAACCAACTTGTTTATGGAGGACATAATTTATATGGGAGTTATAGGAGAGTTGAAGGTAATGATAATGATGTGAACATTAGAAATGAAGATGAGGGAGACGGTAGTAATGAGAGAGGTGTATGTGATGAGAGAGATGTATGTGATGAGGATCAAGATGGTGTTCCATCATATCACGGTTCAACATCTTCTCCATACAATTATGATCAAAGTGTTAAAAGGAAGGGTTTTGACACGTCAATAGAtccaataacaagaaaaaaagagctttgTTTGTATGGAACAACAGA gttcaATAATGCATCGTGTGGTCGTGCAATCGGAGATATTTTGAGGTCCAATTTTAAGGGAGCATG GGATgaactctttaaagagtttaaG aaaaaatattcctttcctGAGGAAGATGAGTCGATTGTTCGTAATATTTGGGAAGATAAGGCTAGGATAGCTTTGAATCAACAATTGACCCGAGCTCGCAAGAATGCCAtgtcaaaagaaaacactacaaatattatagattgtcTTGATAAGGGTCCTGCCTGGATAAACAATGATGACTGGAATCAAATGATCAAAGATGTTTGGTCCACCCCTGAATTTCAAAGGAGATCTGAATCTGCTAGGAGAAATCGATTAACCAAAACAGATGGCAAAATAAGCACTCATTCTGGAGGAACAGTGTCATTTGCATCATATCGAGCTAACAtg cAAGAGGAAGCTGGTGGAAAAGAACCTCCATGGGATGATGTCTTTACAGCTTTGCATCAAAGTACTAAGCAATCTGGTAGCTTTGTCGACAACAAGTCTAAAAAAGTGgtt gaaaattataaaatggagatgatttcaaagtatggaactgatcgggaaaatcatccttcatttgATGGAGCAGCTTGGTGTGTGGCTTCAGGAGGAGTTACAAAGGGTAGGGTATATGGTGCACCTCGTATGCCAAAATCAAAAGTTAGTACAAGCTCTTCGTCACATTCTTACTCG ATGGATTCCATGAAAGAATATCTTGTGAACAATCTTGGATACCATGGTGGGACATCAAATATTGATCAAGGTATGCCACCACCTTTGACTCCATCAATACCGCCACCTATGGCTCCTCAGATAATGACACCTATGGGTCCTGCATTTCAACCAATTTTTCGACCTACACCTCGACCTTTATATCCTGCTCAATCTTCTGTTGATCCACAATATCATG TGGGTGTTGTTGCCTACGGTGCCATGACTGACACAGGCAACTTCGTGCTTCGAGATCGTGTTTCTGTTAAGCTGTGGGAGAATTTCAAGAATCCTGCTGACACTTTACTGCCTTCACAGGTCTTGGACAGGGGGATGACCCTTTCTTCTCGCCAATCAGAAACCAACTTTTCTAACGGAAGGTTCCAGCTTAAACTTAGAGATGACGGGAATCTTGTGCTAGCAACAATAAACCTGCCTAGAGATTATACTAATGAACCTTATTATAAAAGTGATACCGATGGTGAGTTGGATTCATCGAGTCCTGGCTATCAAGTGGTCTTTAATGAGTCAGGATACCTGTATATATTGAGGGAGAATGACCAAATATTCTCTCTAACACGGATAGTAACTGCCTCCACTGGAGACTTCTATCGCAGAGCAACTCTCAACTTCGATGGAGTTTTCACCCCGTATTATCTGTTGAAGTCTGCAGTATATTAG
- the LOC133702034 gene encoding uncharacterized protein LOC133702034: MDDRSWMYRRLMDGRLRPEYITGVRRFINFAFSIDKNISGGKIRCPCVRCKNQKFLKEDDVCKHLLTKGFLPCYENWTVHGEPYVAEPILAGPSSIIMSHDVNDVCLENPYRNLVMDAMGVGDAFYNDNVSSPMVAGEIPNPEATKFFKLLKAAEEPLWDGCTKQSKLSACVQLLNMKSTLNLTQNAFNNFIDFTKSCMPNDENLVSNFYDAKKFMRPLGLGYEKYDVCSNYCMLYYGADAMKINCDFCGSSRYKPRNPTSKGSNKAEKQLRYFPLTPRLQRLFMSPYHAKDMTWHHFHKSDNGVMVHPSDGEAWKEFNRVHLSFASDPRNIRLGLCTDGFCPFDMSSNTYSCWPVIVTVYNLPPWKCMTRPFMFLTMMIPGPKNPGKKLDVFLRPLIDELKNLWFFGVETYDVYRKENFQLRAALMWTISDFPAYGMLSG, translated from the coding sequence ATGGATGATCGATCGTGGATGTATCGTCGTCTTATGGATGGTCGCCTTCGTCCTGAATACATTACTGGTGTTAGAAgatttatcaattttgcattttcaattgataaaaatatatctgggGGAAAAATTAGATGTCCTTGTGTGAGgtgcaaaaatcaaaagtttttaaaggaAGATGATGTTTGTAAACATCTATTGACAAAAGGTTTTTTACCTTGTTATGAAAATTGGACTGTACATGGGGAGCCTTATGTCGCAGAACCAATATTGGCTGGACCTTCATCGATTATAATGAGTCATGATGTGAATGATGTTTGTCTAGAGAATCCATATAGGAAtctggttatggatgcaatggggGTTGGTGATGCATTCTATAATGATAATGTGTCTAGTCCTATGGTAGCAGGGGAAATTCCAAATCCGGAggcaactaaattttttaagcttttgaaAGCCGCGGAGGAGCCGTTGTGGGATGGGTGTACCAAGCAATCCAAATTATCTGCTTGTGTACAATTGCTTAATATGAAGTCAACTTTAAATTTGACTCAGAATGCCTTCAACAATTTTATTGACTTTACAAAAAGTTGCATGCCTAATGATGAaaatttggtttcaaatttttatgatgccAAGAAATTTATGCGGCCACTTGGACTTGGTTATGAGAAATATGATGTGTGTTCTAATTACTGTATGTTGTACTATGGGGCAgatgcaatgaaaataaattgtgatttttgtggAAGTTCACGATACAAACCTAGAAATCCAACTAGTAAAGGTTCCAATAAGGCGGAGAAGCAACTCCGATACTTTCCTCTAACACCAAGGCTTCAGAGACTATTCATGTCTCCATATCATGCCAAAGATATGACATGGCATCATTTTCATAAGTCTGATAATGGGGTTATGGTGCACCCATCTGATGGGGAGGCATGGAAGGAGTTTAATCGTGTCCACTTAAGCTTTGCATCAGATCCGAGAAATATTCGGTTAGGGTTGTGCACTGATGGGTTTTGTCCATTTGACATGTCTTCAAATACATACTCTTGTTGGCCAGTAATTGTGACTGTTTATAATTTGCCTCCGTGGAAGTGCATGACTAGACCATTCATGTTTTTGACAATGATGATTCCTGGGCCAAAGAATCCGGGTAAAAAGCTTGATGTTTTTCTAAGAcctttgattgatgagttaaagaatTTGTGGTTTTTTGGTGTTGAAACATATGATGTATACAGaaaggaaaattttcaattaagggcagctttgatgtggaccaTTAGTGACTTTCCAGCATATGGCATGTTATCGGGGTGA
- the LOC133700325 gene encoding G-type lectin S-receptor-like serine/threonine-protein kinase LECRK3: protein MDFQLPCCFIFLLLLLLPFSSNGQAHSNISLGLSLTAASDNLPWTSPSGEFAFGFQQVGDAGYLLAIWFNKIPERTIVWSANRNDPVQGGSRVQLTEDGELVLNDQSGRQIWSPDFGGSGAAYAAMLDTGNFVVASQAGANLWQSFDDPTDTLLPTQNLNLGAQLIAPYLEKNYSHGRFMFILQNDGNLLLYTTRYPTTTSNVPYWSTQSSIGSGTYRVVFNQSGYMYLAAQNGTMLNSVFSNSVSMQDFYLRATIDYDGVFRQYAYPKTASSSTRWPMAWTTLPNFIPSNICVVIRGPVGSGACGFNSYCILGDDQRPTCKCPPGYTFFDPNDERKGCKKDFISQDCDHPSQEIDNFMIRDMLNTNFPYTDYDDFLSVDEDWCRQACLSDCYCAVATYNSGHCWKKTGPLSNGVTDPSIGDKALLKVRKGNWTAGSSAKKSDRSTLITTGSVLLGSSIFLIVLSLLGIYVFFTRWNHQKQKVVQQLHVMPEMNLQNFTYNELETATGGFKEELGRGAFGIVYRGALANEDKPLIAVKKLEKMAGEGDTEFNTEVKVIGRTNHKNLVQLVGFCNEGENRLLVYEYMSSGSLSNYIFGYSRPSWHRRMQIAFGVARGLLYLHEECSSQIIHCDIKPQNILLDESLNARISDFGLAKLLKTDQTKTTTAIRGTKGYVAPEWFKNLPVTTKVDTYSFGILLLELVCCRKNFEINAMQEHQIVLADWACDCLKEGKLNLLVEEDEEAMEDMKRVERFVMVAIWCIQEDPSLRPGMKKVVQMLEGGVQVSVPPDPSSFISTI from the coding sequence ATGGATTTTCAACTACCATGTTGTTTtatcttccttcttcttctgctGCTGCCATTTTCTAGCAATGGTCAGGCTCACAGCAACATATCTTTGGGCTTATCTCTCACTGCTGCAAGTGATAACCTTCCTTGGACTTCACCATCTGGGGAATTTGCTTTTGGATTCCAACAAGTTGGTGATGCTGGCTACCTACTTGCCATATGGTTCAACAAAATACCCGAAAGAACCATAGTCTGGTCAGCTAATAGAAATGATCCAGTTCAGGGGGGATCAAGAGTACAACTTACGGAAGATGGTGAGTTGGTTCTAAATGATCAATCAGGCAGACAAATATGGAGTCCAGATTTTGGTGGAAGTGGAGCCGCCTATGCAGCCATGCTTGACACGGGAAACTTCGTGGTAGCAAGCCAAGCTGGTGCCAATTTGTGGCAGAGTTTTGATGACCCAACAGACACACTGTTGCCCACACAAAATCTGAATTTAGGTGCTCAACTAATTGCTCCCTACCTGGAAAAGAATTATTCACATGGAAGATTCATGTTCATTCTACAAAATGACGGGAATCTCTTATTGTACACAACACGTTATCCAACAACTACCTCAAATGTTCCTTATTGGTCTACCCAAAGTTCTATTGGAAGCGGTACTTATAGGGTAGTCTTTAACCAGTCTGGTTATATGTACCTCGCAGCCCAAAATGGCACTATGCTTAATTCGGTATTCTCTAATTCAGTATCAATGCAAGATTTCTACTTGAGGGCTACCATAGACTATGATGGAGTTTTTAGGCAATATGCTTATCCAAAGACTGCTTCCAGTAGCACAAGGTGGCCTATGGCCTGGACGACTTTGCCAAACTTCATACCCTCAAATATCTGCGTGGTAATTAGGGGACCAGTAGGCAGCGGAGCTTGCGGTTTCAACAGTTATTGCATATTAGGAGATGACCAAAGACCGACATGCAAGTGTCCTCCTGGTTACACTTTCTTTGATCCAAATGATGAGAGGAAGGGATGCAAGAAAGACTTTATTTCACAGGATTGTGACCATCCATCGCAAGAAATAGATAACTTTATGATCAGGGATATGCTTAACACAAACTTTCCGTATACTGATTATGATGATTTTCTTTCAGTGGACGAGGATTGGTGCAGACAAGCTTGCTTGAGTGACTGCTATTGTGCTGTTGCCACTTATAACAGTGGACACTGTTGGAAGAAGACAGGCCCTCTCTCGAATGGGGTAACAGATCCAAGTATTGGTGATAAAGCCCTGCTGAAAGTAAGGAAAGGCAACTGGACTGCAGGTTCAAGTGCAAAGAAGAGTGATCGATCAACTTTGATCACAACAGGATCGGTGCTCTTAGGTAGCTCCATCTTTCTAATTGTTCTCTCTCTGCTAGGAATCTACGTGTTCTTTACTCGATGGAAccaccaaaaacaaaaggtggTACAGCAACTCCATGTCATGCCAGAAATGAATCTGCAGAATTTTACTTACAATGAGCTGGAAACAGCTACAGGAGGATTCAAGGAAGAACTTGGTAGGGGTGCTTTTGGAATTGTTTACAGAGGGGCACTAGCCAACGAAGACAAACCGCTCATCGCagtaaagaaattagaaaagatGGCCGGGGAGGGCGACACAGAATTCAATACAGAAGTGAAAGTTATTGGAAGAACAAATCACAAGAATCTGGTTCAACTTGTTGGATTCTGTAACGAAGGGGAAAATCGCCTTCTGGTCTACGAGTACATGAGCAGTGGCTCCTTGTCGAACTACATATTTGGATATTCAAGGCCTAGTTGGCACCGAAGAATGCAAATTGCTTTCGGTGTAGCCAGAGGGCTCCTTTACCTCCATGAAGAATGCAGCTCCCAGATAATCCATTGTGATATCAAGCCTCAAAATATCCTGCTCGACGAATCTCTTAACGCCAGGATTTCAGATTTCGGACTAGCCAAGCTGTTGAAGACGGACCAAACCAAAACAACGACAGCAATCAGGGGGACGAAAGGGTATGTAGCTCCTGAATGGTTCAAGAACCTGCCTGTCACAACCAAAGTAGATACCTACAGCTTTGGCATTCTCTTGCTGGAGCTAGTTTGCTGCAGAAAGAACTTTGAGATTAATGCGATGCAAGAACATCAGATAGTTCTTGCAGACTGGGCATGTGATTGCCTTAAAGAAGGAAAGTTGAACCTTTTagtagaagaagatgaagaggcAATGGAAGACATGAAAAGGGTAGAGAGGTTTGTGATGGTTGCAATTTGGTGCATCCAGGAAGATCCATCTTTAAGACCTGGAATGAAGAAAGTTGTGCAGATGTTAGAAGGAGGTGTTCAAGTCTCTGTTCCTCCTGATCCTTCTTCATTTATCAGCACAAtctaa